In the genome of Candidatus Saccharibacteria bacterium, one region contains:
- a CDS encoding NAD(P)H-dependent oxidoreductase, producing MAIKIQIILGSTRPNRRGESVTQWVYELAKTRDDIEAELVDIKDYNLPLLDEPEPAGSKNYVHEHTKHWSAKINEADGYVFVTPEYNHSVPSAMKNAVDFLYSEWNNKAVGFVSYGGVGGVRSVEHWRSIAGQLQMADVRGQVTLMNRDDFDELQVQPKDHHERAAHAMLDQLSSWASALKPLRNK from the coding sequence ATGGCGATAAAGATTCAGATTATTCTTGGCAGCACACGCCCAAACCGACGCGGCGAAAGCGTGACACAATGGGTTTATGAACTCGCCAAAACTCGTGATGATATAGAGGCAGAACTAGTTGATATCAAAGATTACAACCTACCTTTACTGGACGAACCAGAACCAGCCGGCAGCAAAAATTATGTACATGAACACACCAAACACTGGAGCGCCAAGATTAATGAGGCCGACGGCTACGTTTTTGTGACTCCAGAATATAACCACAGCGTGCCTAGCGCCATGAAAAACGCCGTCGACTTTTTATACAGCGAATGGAACAACAAGGCCGTAGGATTTGTAAGCTACGGTGGCGTTGGAGGCGTGCGTTCTGTGGAGCACTGGCGTAGCATTGCTGGGCAATTGCAGATGGCTGATGTTCGCGGACAGGTCACACTTATGAACCGCGATGATTTTGACGAACTACAAGTCCAGCCCAAAGATCATCATGAACGAGCCGCCCACGCTATGCTCGACCAACTATCCTCATGGGCCTCCGCCCTGAAACCACTTCGAAATAAGTAA
- a CDS encoding GTP-binding protein, with protein sequence MSTIQDPTKIRNIAIIAHVDHGKTTLVDGLLKQSKTFRDNQAEMSQDLIMDSGDQEKERGITITAKVTAVQHDDYRINIVDTPGHADFSGEVERTLNMADGCILVVDAQEGPMPQTKFVLSKALAAELKPIVIINKIDKGGSRIKEVENELADLFLELAVHEDQLHYPVYYAIARDGKSWESTPENPEAPADLETIFQAIIKEIPAPAVELNKPFQMLVTALAYDTFKGKYAIGRIRRGNVKSGDTVTLCQKDGGQVKARVDNVYMSQGVIKFEVPRGVAGDIVQLTGIANAQIGETIADADEPEALPIMEVEAPTLKIYLGPNTSPFKGTEGEYTTSRQIGERLHKELETNVGLRVEEDGIGFLVSGRGELHLSVLIETMRREGYEFEVGRPTVVLRKQMDVPQGMRLSVPQGDSEARSEPYEGYGEVSTGAGNTAEGQENQRVGGSAGQQAGSAHAMWEPIEELVIEVPAEHVGSVQMELGKRRAELIEQFAGTKDVTKLVYKLPTRALLGLRNIMITNTKGTIIMNSLMIGYQPLGAPLQQLRNGVLIAFEAGTTTPYSLETAASRGEVFVGAAEKVYAGQIVGLNKRQEDMEINVCKAKHLTNMRSSSSDGVVQLTPPTILSLEECLDFIEKDELLEVTPKNLRLRKRELDPNKRKRANKK encoded by the coding sequence ATGAGCACTATTCAAGACCCTACTAAAATCCGTAACATCGCAATCATTGCGCATGTTGATCATGGTAAAACCACGCTGGTTGACGGTCTATTAAAGCAATCTAAAACTTTTCGTGATAATCAGGCAGAGATGAGCCAGGATCTTATCATGGACAGTGGCGATCAAGAGAAAGAACGCGGTATTACGATTACTGCCAAGGTCACTGCCGTGCAACACGATGATTACCGGATTAACATAGTCGATACCCCGGGACACGCTGACTTCTCAGGTGAAGTGGAGCGCACCTTAAACATGGCAGACGGCTGCATTTTGGTAGTCGACGCTCAAGAAGGCCCGATGCCACAAACTAAGTTTGTACTCAGTAAGGCTCTGGCTGCCGAACTCAAACCAATAGTAATTATTAACAAAATTGATAAGGGTGGCTCCAGAATAAAAGAAGTTGAGAATGAACTTGCTGATTTATTTTTGGAACTGGCAGTCCACGAAGACCAACTACACTACCCGGTATACTACGCGATTGCCCGCGATGGTAAGTCATGGGAGTCTACGCCAGAAAATCCCGAAGCACCTGCTGACTTAGAGACAATCTTCCAGGCTATTATTAAGGAAATACCAGCCCCAGCCGTAGAGCTTAATAAACCGTTTCAGATGCTAGTGACCGCTTTGGCTTACGATACGTTTAAAGGTAAATACGCCATTGGGCGTATTAGGCGAGGCAATGTAAAGTCCGGCGACACTGTAACTCTATGTCAAAAAGACGGCGGTCAAGTAAAAGCGCGAGTCGACAATGTATACATGAGTCAAGGGGTAATAAAATTTGAAGTACCTAGGGGTGTAGCTGGCGACATTGTGCAACTCACGGGTATTGCAAACGCTCAGATTGGCGAAACCATAGCCGATGCAGACGAACCCGAGGCTTTGCCGATCATGGAAGTAGAAGCTCCGACACTTAAGATTTATTTGGGTCCAAACACCAGCCCATTTAAGGGTACGGAGGGTGAATATACGACCAGCCGACAAATAGGTGAGCGACTACATAAGGAGTTGGAAACTAACGTTGGTTTGCGCGTCGAAGAAGACGGTATTGGCTTCTTGGTATCCGGACGCGGTGAATTGCACCTAAGCGTATTGATAGAAACCATGCGCCGTGAAGGGTATGAGTTTGAAGTCGGCCGCCCAACTGTCGTGTTACGCAAACAAATGGATGTGCCACAGGGCATGCGCTTGAGTGTTCCGCAAGGCGACAGCGAAGCACGGAGCGAGCCGTACGAGGGGTACGGTGAAGTGAGTACTGGAGCTGGCAACACAGCGGAAGGCCAAGAGAACCAGCGGGTGGGCGGCTCTGCCGGTCAGCAGGCTGGTTCGGCGCATGCGATGTGGGAGCCCATTGAAGAATTGGTCATAGAAGTACCAGCCGAACATGTCGGTAGTGTGCAAATGGAGCTGGGTAAACGACGAGCAGAGCTTATAGAGCAGTTTGCTGGCACTAAGGATGTAACCAAACTTGTATACAAACTGCCAACCCGTGCGCTGCTGGGTCTGCGTAATATTATGATTACTAATACCAAGGGCACGATTATCATGAACAGCCTGATGATTGGCTACCAGCCACTTGGTGCACCTTTGCAGCAGCTTCGCAACGGTGTGTTGATTGCCTTTGAAGCCGGCACTACGACGCCTTATTCGCTTGAAACAGCCGCCTCACGCGGTGAAGTTTTTGTTGGTGCTGCCGAGAAGGTTTATGCCGGACAAATTGTGGGTCTTAATAAGCGCCAAGAAGATATGGAAATCAATGTTTGTAAAGCCAAACACCTGACCAATATGCGCAGCAGCAGTAGCGACGGCGTAGTGCAGCTGACACCGCCAACCATCTTGAGCCTAGAAGAATGCCTGGATTTTATAGAAAAGGACGAGTTATTAGAAGTCACGCCCAAAAATCTACGCCTGCGCAAACGCGAACTAGACCCCAATAAACGCAAACGCGCCAACAAAAAATAA
- a CDS encoding DUF1566 domain-containing protein, which yields MGERIVPILIAVLLLGIGGAVFANLNPPAPPTDPSSQSYTLDDLCNRLETGATGSMVATFTEPTSGPGDSTPMCSLDELFGLLPEVDEDCAESSQVIPGSTYWSLCDTSEFGEGFISISLAATGQDTCYDAAGSVIACAGTGQDGEYQMGQTASPRFTDNSDGTVTDNLTGLIWLKNANCFGTETWANALSEANGLASGSCGLTDGSSAGDWRLPNITELESIVYLQETFPTLPIGHPFSGMESSFYWTSTTRMSFRPTVWTINFGTGWISGRYKTDTGYYVWPVR from the coding sequence ATGGGCGAGCGGATTGTTCCTATCCTGATTGCCGTACTATTGCTTGGTATTGGCGGTGCAGTGTTTGCCAACCTAAACCCACCAGCCCCACCAACTGATCCGTCCAGTCAGAGCTACACCCTAGATGATCTATGCAACCGCCTAGAAACAGGTGCCACCGGCAGTATGGTGGCAACTTTCACCGAACCAACGTCTGGCCCGGGTGATAGTACCCCGATGTGTAGCTTAGATGAACTGTTCGGCCTACTACCAGAAGTAGATGAGGATTGCGCCGAGTCAAGCCAGGTCATACCAGGCTCTACCTACTGGAGTTTGTGTGACACAAGTGAGTTCGGTGAGGGCTTCATTTCAATCTCACTCGCGGCTACCGGTCAAGACACCTGCTACGATGCCGCAGGCAGTGTCATAGCTTGTGCCGGTACTGGCCAAGATGGTGAGTACCAAATGGGTCAAACCGCCAGCCCACGTTTCACCGACAACAGCGACGGCACCGTAACCGACAACCTCACTGGCCTAATATGGCTCAAGAACGCTAATTGCTTTGGTACAGAAACATGGGCCAATGCTCTGAGTGAAGCCAATGGACTGGCCAGTGGCTCTTGCGGGCTTACCGATGGCAGTAGTGCCGGAGATTGGCGGCTACCTAACATTACCGAACTAGAGAGCATAGTTTATTTACAGGAAACCTTCCCGACACTACCAATTGGCCACCCTTTTAGTGGTATGGAATCAAGTTTTTACTGGACATCTACTACAAGAATGTCCTTTAGGCCCACTGTTTGGACTATTAACTTCGGCACGGGATGGATCTCAGGTAGATATAAGACTGATACCGGCTACTACGTGTGGCCAGTACGTTAA
- a CDS encoding DUF1566 domain-containing protein, whose protein sequence is MAQLTPPSGPNSPSSQRPTLNQVYEKLTTGSASPTQSGFVGPTSGPSSTTMHSLNDLMALMPEVDDTNCAQPSDVIDGQTYWGLCSGEWGYLTGTAADVETEWPVQLPASGQTDCYDVAGDPISCAGTGQDGEYQYGVATSPRFTDNNDGTVTDNLTGLIWLKNANCFDSRTWEQALSDANTLASGTCGLSDGSISGDWRLSNRKEVLSLIDYQQAFASLPIGHPFTSVTNNTYWTSTTRLYDESTAWTVHLAGSSSHGAKTDTHYLWPVR, encoded by the coding sequence TTGGCTCAACTCACCCCACCAAGTGGCCCCAATAGCCCTAGTTCGCAGCGTCCGACACTAAATCAAGTTTATGAGAAGCTAACGACTGGCTCTGCTTCGCCAACCCAATCCGGTTTCGTCGGGCCAACCAGCGGACCAAGTAGCACTACTATGCATAGTCTCAATGACTTAATGGCTCTCATGCCGGAAGTAGATGACACCAATTGCGCTCAGCCAAGTGACGTAATAGACGGCCAAACCTATTGGGGATTATGCAGTGGCGAATGGGGATACTTGACTGGAACAGCAGCAGATGTCGAGACTGAGTGGCCGGTGCAGTTACCGGCTAGCGGACAAACTGATTGTTACGACGTAGCCGGAGACCCCATCTCATGTGCCGGTACTGGCCAAGACGGTGAGTACCAGTATGGTGTAGCCACCAGCCCTCGGTTCACTGACAACAACGACGGCACCGTAACCGACAACCTCACTGGCCTAATATGGCTCAAGAACGCTAATTGCTTTGATAGCAGAACATGGGAGCAAGCTTTGTCGGATGCTAACACTCTCGCGAGTGGCACTTGTGGTTTGAGTGACGGATCTATCTCAGGCGATTGGCGGCTATCAAACCGGAAAGAAGTCCTAAGTTTAATTGACTATCAGCAAGCGTTTGCCTCACTGCCAATTGGCCACCCTTTTACCAGCGTGACAAATAATACTTACTGGACATCAACTACTAGGTTGTATGACGAGTCTACGGCATGGACTGTACATTTAGCCGGTAGTAGTAGCCATGGTGCTAAGACCGATACCCACTACCTATGGCCCGTACGTTAA
- a CDS encoding DEAD/DEAH box helicase, producing MPYNTTKRRHSVYSSARNNSSRRPGGNARGNNRGQRRGQYINPDRFVQKAKPIDTPDYVPQNTFADFKVHDLIKQNLTAKGYKIPSAIQDQTIPMGLIGQDIIGIANTGTGKTAAFAVPVLHKLMQDKNSNALIVAPTRELAQQIEDELKSIAKGSGLTGVLLIGGTSMGPQLRDLRNRPRVVIGTPGRIKDHIERKTLKLDIFNVVVLDEVDRMLDMGFIADVRFILSNLHKERQSFFFSATMDAKVQQLIETFSNDPVAVSVKTGETSDNVNQDVIRFRGNMEKIDKLHEVLIQDEVAKIILFDETQRSVERLSNELIARGFKADAIHGGKSQGQRQRALNRFKKNEISILVATDVAARGIDVVDITHVINYSTPQSYQDYSHRVGRAGRAGRPGEALTFVSH from the coding sequence ATGCCTTATAACACAACTAAACGACGTCACTCGGTATATTCGAGTGCCCGTAACAACAGTAGCCGCCGCCCAGGTGGTAATGCTCGTGGTAATAACCGTGGTCAGCGCCGTGGTCAATATATTAATCCGGATCGTTTTGTCCAAAAGGCAAAGCCGATCGATACACCCGACTACGTACCGCAAAACACCTTTGCGGACTTTAAGGTGCATGACTTAATCAAGCAAAACCTGACAGCTAAGGGATACAAAATTCCTTCTGCTATTCAGGATCAGACTATCCCAATGGGGCTTATCGGCCAGGATATCATTGGTATTGCTAATACCGGAACCGGTAAGACGGCAGCTTTTGCAGTACCAGTGCTACACAAATTAATGCAAGACAAGAACAGCAACGCTCTTATCGTGGCACCAACCCGTGAGTTGGCGCAGCAGATCGAGGACGAGCTCAAGTCTATTGCCAAAGGTAGCGGTTTGACGGGCGTACTGCTTATAGGCGGTACATCAATGGGTCCGCAGCTACGTGACCTGCGTAATCGTCCTCGAGTCGTTATAGGTACGCCGGGACGTATCAAAGACCACATCGAGCGTAAAACACTCAAACTAGACATATTTAATGTAGTGGTATTAGACGAAGTCGACCGCATGCTTGATATGGGATTCATTGCGGACGTGCGGTTTATACTGAGCAATTTGCATAAAGAGCGCCAATCATTTTTCTTCAGCGCTACCATGGACGCTAAAGTACAGCAGCTGATTGAGACGTTTTCGAACGATCCGGTAGCCGTATCCGTAAAAACTGGTGAGACTAGCGACAACGTTAACCAAGATGTTATACGGTTCCGTGGCAACATGGAAAAGATAGACAAGTTGCATGAAGTTTTGATCCAGGACGAAGTTGCTAAGATTATCTTGTTTGATGAAACTCAACGCAGCGTGGAACGCCTCAGTAACGAGCTGATTGCTCGTGGCTTTAAAGCCGACGCCATTCACGGTGGCAAAAGCCAGGGTCAGCGTCAACGCGCTTTAAATCGCTTTAAAAAGAATGAGATATCGATACTGGTTGCAACCGATGTGGCGGCTCGTGGAATTGACGTAGTGGATATAACGCACGTGATTAACTATTCTACCCCACAGAGTTACCAAGATTACTCTCACCGTGTAGGTCGTGCCGGCCGCGCCGGACGCCCGGGCGAAGCGTTGACATTTGTATCGCACTAA
- a CDS encoding trehalase family glycosidase has protein sequence MLDRARNAAQIVRNNMTFLRSAKNIKPEEVREARQYIRGYWKRLERKHRKDDESLLGLPNKYLVPAYEEGHEFDFNEMYYWDSYFMAQGLYDERHKDLLVGIVDNLIYMFKRFKIIPNASRTYLMGRSQPPFLTSFIWEVYEAYNLSDKWLKDAMAVAEAEYTTVWMGTVKPNVRQVHEGLSRYYDINYLHNLAEAESGWDMTPRFGHKCLEYLPVDLNALLYKYEMDFARYYRHLKDKKTAAKWEVSADKRAKVMNKLMWSDLRGLYYDYNYVKKRRGGVASLASFYPMWAGMVDKKRAVDMVGSLTRFESKGGLATTDAQPSNQFMPGSVPTQWAHPNGWAPLHYIVVKGLQRYGYDDDARRIANKWLHTNLNWYNKHGVFLEKYNVVQPHKPPLKGLYPTQTGFGWSNAVFERLCQEYVDE, from the coding sequence ATGCTTGATCGCGCACGTAACGCGGCTCAGATCGTCCGAAACAATATGACGTTCCTGCGCAGCGCCAAAAATATAAAACCCGAAGAAGTACGCGAAGCGCGCCAATATATACGTGGTTACTGGAAGCGACTGGAGCGTAAACACCGTAAAGATGATGAGAGTTTACTTGGGCTACCCAACAAATATCTCGTGCCGGCGTACGAAGAAGGGCACGAGTTTGACTTTAACGAGATGTATTACTGGGACAGCTATTTTATGGCGCAGGGATTGTATGACGAGCGACACAAAGACCTTCTTGTCGGCATTGTTGACAACCTGATTTATATGTTTAAGCGGTTTAAGATTATTCCAAACGCTTCGCGTACTTATCTTATGGGACGTAGTCAGCCACCGTTTCTAACCAGTTTTATATGGGAAGTGTACGAAGCTTATAACCTTAGTGATAAGTGGCTTAAAGATGCTATGGCAGTGGCCGAGGCCGAATACACAACTGTCTGGATGGGAACAGTCAAACCAAACGTAAGGCAGGTGCATGAAGGGCTCAGTCGCTACTATGACATCAACTATCTGCACAACTTGGCTGAGGCGGAAAGTGGCTGGGACATGACGCCGCGGTTTGGGCATAAATGTTTGGAATATTTACCAGTGGATTTAAACGCGCTGTTATACAAATATGAAATGGATTTTGCGCGCTATTATCGTCACCTAAAGGATAAAAAGACAGCAGCCAAGTGGGAAGTTTCAGCCGACAAGAGGGCTAAAGTTATGAATAAGCTAATGTGGAGTGATTTACGAGGTTTATATTATGATTACAATTACGTTAAAAAACGCCGCGGTGGTGTAGCCTCACTGGCCAGTTTTTATCCGATGTGGGCTGGTATGGTAGATAAAAAACGAGCTGTTGATATGGTTGGATCTCTAACTAGGTTTGAGAGTAAGGGCGGCTTGGCCACAACTGACGCACAGCCATCAAACCAGTTTATGCCAGGCAGCGTACCGACCCAGTGGGCGCACCCCAATGGCTGGGCGCCGCTTCACTATATTGTGGTTAAAGGTTTGCAGCGCTATGGCTACGACGACGACGCTCGCCGTATTGCTAACAAGTGGCTGCACACAAACTTAAATTGGTATAACAAGCACGGTGTTTTCTTAGAGAAATATAATGTTGTTCAGCCGCACAAGCCGCCGCTCAAGGGTCTTTATCCGACCCAGACCGGGTTTGGTTGGAGTAATGCAGTATTTGAGAGACTCTGCCAAGAATACGTCGACGAGTGA
- the metG gene encoding methionine--tRNA ligase — protein MNYFVTTSIPYVNGEPHIGHALEFIMADVLARNARKEGKPVIFSTGTDEHGGKIADKAAEAGLKPEEFAANMSQNFRDLAKALNISNDRFIRTTDKGHEQRAQIIWKALESDIYKHAYSGLYCTGCEAFVTEATAKENNNICPDHDKAYEKIEEENYFFKLSKYAPQIAEAINDKSFQIIPASRKNEIESVIKSGLEDISISRPKEKIGWGVPVPNDKTQVMYVWFEALMNYITVLGYPEHEDFKAYWPANVQVIGKDILRFHAAIWPGMLLALGLPLPEKLFVHGFINIEGKKMSKSLGNYVTPKQILDQYNTDVFRYFFLRHIPSYDDGDFSWDRLHEVYNNELANELGNAVQRTTAMINRYQDGVIGDTPQTEHDTATYREAIEQCHFDRALEEVWNQVRGLNQYIDEQKPWVIAKEGDKEHLREVLSYQAGALLQIADLLEPFMPQTSSKIKAVFEKGVVEPIEGTLFPRRDSAPEGLAEQKGA, from the coding sequence ATGAATTACTTTGTGACGACTTCTATTCCTTATGTTAATGGCGAACCGCATATTGGGCACGCTCTAGAATTTATTATGGCTGATGTGCTGGCGCGGAATGCTCGCAAAGAGGGCAAGCCAGTTATTTTTAGCACGGGTACAGATGAGCACGGCGGCAAGATTGCCGATAAAGCTGCAGAAGCTGGCCTCAAGCCCGAGGAGTTTGCTGCAAACATGAGCCAGAATTTCCGTGATCTAGCCAAGGCATTGAATATTAGCAACGATCGATTTATTCGTACTACTGATAAAGGGCATGAACAGCGCGCGCAAATTATCTGGAAAGCCTTAGAAAGTGATATATACAAGCACGCTTATAGCGGTTTGTATTGCACGGGTTGTGAAGCGTTTGTTACCGAAGCTACCGCTAAGGAGAATAATAATATATGCCCAGATCATGACAAGGCATATGAAAAGATCGAAGAAGAAAATTATTTTTTTAAGCTTAGTAAGTATGCGCCACAAATCGCAGAAGCCATCAATGATAAGTCATTTCAGATTATTCCGGCAAGTCGCAAAAATGAGATTGAATCAGTCATTAAGTCAGGTTTAGAAGACATTAGTATTAGCCGGCCTAAAGAAAAGATCGGTTGGGGCGTACCAGTGCCAAATGATAAGACACAAGTTATGTATGTCTGGTTCGAAGCGCTAATGAACTATATTACGGTGCTCGGCTATCCCGAACACGAAGATTTTAAGGCGTACTGGCCAGCCAATGTGCAGGTTATTGGCAAGGATATATTGCGGTTTCATGCGGCAATTTGGCCGGGTATGCTGCTGGCGCTTGGTTTACCACTACCAGAAAAATTATTTGTACATGGCTTTATCAACATAGAAGGCAAAAAAATGAGTAAGTCACTCGGCAACTACGTGACACCCAAGCAAATTTTAGACCAATACAACACTGACGTTTTCCGCTACTTTTTCTTGCGGCACATTCCAAGTTATGACGACGGTGATTTTAGTTGGGATAGACTGCACGAAGTTTATAATAATGAGCTCGCCAACGAGCTTGGCAATGCCGTGCAAAGGACAACCGCTATGATTAATCGTTATCAAGATGGAGTTATTGGCGATACTCCGCAGACTGAGCACGATACCGCTACATACCGTGAGGCGATTGAGCAATGCCATTTTGATAGAGCGCTTGAGGAAGTCTGGAACCAAGTTCGAGGACTAAACCAATATATCGACGAGCAAAAGCCCTGGGTAATAGCCAAAGAGGGTGATAAAGAACATTTAAGAGAAGTATTGTCCTATCAAGCAGGTGCGCTGCTGCAGATTGCTGATTTATTGGAGCCTTTTATGCCACAAACAAGCAGTAAAATAAAAGCAGTGTTTGAAAAAGGGGTCGTTGAGCCGATTGAAGGGACGCTGTTTCCACGCCGAGATTCCGCACCAGAGGGCTTAGCCGAACAGAAAGGGGCTTAG
- a CDS encoding TatD family hydrolase encodes MEFIDTHCHIHFPDYELDPEEVITAAKADGVKRLIAVGCTLRDSELGIKMAQRHDNIWASIGIHPHESGEYVHDHHALQQLRGLGKEPKVVAVGETGLDYHYMHSSKSDQQKMFRYQLDIAKEHNLPLIFHVREAAASSEDAGQAFDDFFEILDDYKGIRGVVHSFSSNRGNLSRILDHGLYVGLNGIMTFTKDQEQQAAAKAVPLEKLLLETDAPFLTPVPYRGTICEPKHVVVTAKFLSDLRGETLEELAAATTHNAKELFKLA; translated from the coding sequence GTGGAGTTTATTGATACACATTGTCATATCCACTTCCCGGATTACGAGCTTGATCCGGAGGAGGTAATCACCGCTGCAAAAGCGGATGGCGTTAAGCGGTTAATTGCCGTCGGGTGTACTTTGCGGGATAGTGAGCTCGGCATAAAAATGGCTCAGCGACATGATAACATTTGGGCTAGTATTGGCATTCATCCTCATGAAAGTGGTGAATATGTGCACGATCATCATGCACTTCAGCAATTGCGTGGGCTTGGCAAAGAACCAAAAGTCGTAGCTGTCGGAGAAACAGGGCTGGATTATCACTATATGCATTCGTCAAAAAGTGATCAGCAAAAGATGTTTCGTTATCAACTAGATATTGCCAAAGAACATAATTTGCCGTTAATTTTCCATGTGCGGGAAGCCGCAGCATCATCAGAAGATGCTGGACAGGCTTTTGATGATTTTTTTGAGATTTTAGACGACTATAAGGGTATCCGCGGAGTGGTGCACAGTTTTAGCTCCAACAGGGGCAATTTGAGCCGGATTTTAGACCACGGCCTCTACGTTGGCCTCAACGGTATTATGACTTTCACCAAAGACCAGGAGCAGCAAGCGGCCGCAAAGGCGGTACCGCTTGAAAAATTGTTGCTTGAAACTGACGCTCCATTCTTGACCCCTGTCCCGTATCGTGGTACAATCTGCGAGCCGAAACATGTGGTGGTGACCGCTAAATTCTTAAGTGACTTGAGGGGAGAAACCCTTGAGGAATTAGCTGCGGCCACAACCCATAACGCTAAGGAGTTGTTTAAACTGGCATGA
- a CDS encoding cysteine desulfurase family protein: protein MNKSIYLDYAAATPLDPSVFKAMQPYYMQKFYNPSAPYLSGKAVRDEIEAARGRIARWLGARPAEITFTASGTEANNLAIHGVMRQFPDANMVVSAVEHEAVMAPAHRYNCREAVVRPSGLVDIQQLAKSIDDKTVLVSIMYANNEIGTIQPLRQVAQVVEEERARRYNQKDGLPIYLHTDACQAGNYLNLHVHGLGVDLLTLNAGKIYGPKQTGLLYARTGIQLVPLIDGGGQENGRRSGTESPANIAGFAAALDLVQGDKQAESKRTLELQSLFFDLLKRKIPQAVINGTKKQRLPNNVHITIPGTDNERIMMELDQRGVMCAVGSACSASKEEPSHVLRAIGLSESQAQASLRFTMGRQTKESDIKKTVDMLSKLVSHA, encoded by the coding sequence ATGAATAAGTCGATTTATCTTGATTATGCCGCTGCAACACCGCTTGATCCAAGCGTTTTCAAGGCTATGCAGCCGTATTATATGCAAAAGTTTTACAATCCATCGGCACCATACTTATCAGGTAAAGCTGTGCGCGACGAGATTGAGGCAGCTCGCGGACGTATTGCTCGGTGGCTTGGTGCTCGCCCAGCTGAAATTACTTTTACCGCCAGTGGTACCGAAGCCAATAACTTAGCTATCCATGGCGTGATGCGCCAGTTTCCTGATGCGAACATGGTAGTAAGTGCGGTAGAGCACGAAGCCGTAATGGCGCCAGCGCATCGCTACAATTGCCGTGAAGCTGTGGTTAGGCCGAGTGGCTTGGTTGACATACAACAACTTGCCAAATCAATTGATGATAAGACAGTTTTGGTAAGCATTATGTACGCCAATAATGAAATCGGTACTATCCAGCCCTTGCGGCAGGTGGCGCAGGTTGTCGAAGAAGAAAGAGCTCGTAGATATAACCAAAAAGACGGTCTTCCAATCTATCTACATACCGATGCCTGTCAGGCTGGTAATTATCTTAACCTGCACGTGCATGGCCTCGGTGTCGATTTGTTGACGCTAAATGCTGGTAAAATTTATGGTCCAAAGCAGACCGGATTGTTGTATGCCCGGACTGGCATTCAGCTTGTGCCGTTGATTGATGGCGGCGGACAAGAGAACGGCCGTCGGAGCGGCACGGAAAGTCCAGCCAATATTGCTGGGTTTGCTGCGGCGCTTGATCTCGTTCAAGGGGACAAGCAGGCGGAAAGCAAACGTACTCTAGAGCTGCAATCACTTTTTTTCGATTTGCTTAAGAGAAAAATACCGCAGGCGGTCATAAACGGCACTAAGAAACAACGTTTGCCCAACAACGTCCACATAACCATTCCGGGCACAGATAACGAGCGAATTATGATGGAGTTGGATCAGCGTGGTGTTATGTGTGCTGTAGGTTCGGCCTGTAGCGCCAGCAAGGAAGAGCCATCACACGTCTTAAGAGCAATCGGCTTAAGTGAGTCGCAGGCTCAAGCTTCACTCCGCTTTACTATGGGTCGTCAAACCAAGGAGAGCGATATCAAAAAAACAGTCGATATGTTAAGCAAACTAGTTAGTCACGCTTGA